From a region of the Stenotrophomonas sp. BIO128-Bstrain genome:
- a CDS encoding co-chaperone GroES, translating to MSIKPLHDRVVVKPIEADEISSGGIVIPDSAKEKSTKGEVVAVGPGKPLDNGSVRAPSLKVGDKVIYGQYAGSSYKSEGVEFKVLREDDILAIVG from the coding sequence ATGAGCATCAAGCCGCTTCATGACCGCGTCGTAGTCAAGCCGATCGAAGCCGACGAAATCTCGTCCGGCGGCATCGTGATTCCGGATTCCGCCAAGGAAAAGTCGACCAAGGGTGAAGTCGTGGCCGTCGGCCCGGGCAAGCCCCTGGACAACGGCAGCGTGCGCGCGCCGTCGCTGAAGGTCGGTGACAAGGTCATCTACGGCCAGTACGCCGGCAGCAGCTACAAGTCCGAAGGCGTCGAGTTCAAGGTCCTGCGCGAAGACGACATCCTCGCCATCGTCGGCTGA